GGACGCGTACGTCCGTCCTCTCCCCGGCCTGGTCGCGAGCTGAGTAATAAACCACGAGCGGCACGGCGACCGCGCCCATGGGGCAGGACGGGAGTTGCCGAGTTGGTAGCTAGGTCGACCGTCGTATGCGGTAGGCTACACGGGAACCCGACCAAGTGCATCTGTGTCGGACTGTCGGTCCTGCATTAGAAAGCACAAAGCGACCGGTCGTTGTCCGCGGCTGCATGCACCTGGCCGGTTTCAACGTCCGCACCATATGTGCTCAGATAGGTCTGCATTCACATACTGCACGTGATGCTGCATTCCATGACCAACAGATCCACCTAAGACGTCGATTCATACTTCCAATCCTTCATAGGCAGAGGGGAGCTTTGATACATGACACTTGAGAATTAGCAAAGCCTTTTAAGAACGTGGCAATTAGGCTTAGAATAAGGTGTTCGCCCATTTCAAATATCACGATTTAACTCTGATCATTAATTTAATTAATAAACGTAAGTCGTGTGCCtaaaaaattataccattgaaaGCTTATTTGGAATACAAATTCAGGGATCACACATAAACTACAATTGGTTTAATTTGACTCGTTGCATGCCTTATTCAAAAGAATGTTGGGAGTATATACATTTTATGGAGTGGGTTGCTCTCAATCAATATTGAGAATTAACTActcccttcgtaaactaatataagagcgtgtaggtcactaaaatagtgatctaaacgctcttatattagtttacagagggagtacctttcTCAGTTGATTTCACGATTATGTGCATACACATCTAAAAAAAAGGTCACCGTGTTCTGAAACGTGTTAATCTAGTGCAAAAGCAGAATGTAGTGTTTGCTTTTAAAATTCACAGTAATTATTTTTTACATGGATCTCAACATCAAATTAACAGCACTTGGTGTCGACTGAGAGTTAACTAATTCTCAATTGACTAAGAATTAGCAAACCtaagtttttttcgaaaaggagaaagaccccagcctctgcatcatcatgatgcacacAATCACAGCAAACGTAACTTTGCATGGTTACATTGGCAGCTACAAAAATATGCGCACGATCCGGCGGCTAGGCATCGCAAGCTTGATTAATTATATAACTCTTGTCCCTTTGAGGAGCTAGAGGGGCAGCATCGCAAGCTTAATTAATTATTTATCACAGTATATTGTTTTGTCCATTCTCGCGGGAGATGCTCGTTGGCTTATAttcgcaaaaaaaagaaagaaagaaggaaagaTGCTCGTTGGCTTAAACTAGAAAGTTCCCATACATGCATGTGTTAAGAGAGGCAACTAAACTAGTACCCCGCCTGAGCCTCGTGCACCTACGTGCATGAGGAAATTATTTAGCCCCCCGAACGTCGCGATCAGCTGCCGCGAGCCATGACGATGTATGCATGCATTCCAAGTCGCTTTCcaactaaagaaaaaaaaaggTCGCGGTCGCCACACATTAACGACCTCCATGGCCCCAAAATAGTGCTCCCTCGAGCTCCAAAGCCCAATATTCCTCTCGCCTCCTCACTGATTGCGTGCTTTGACCGGTCTGAAGCGGACAAAGTGCAGCAGCAGCAAGTGCTCTCCCTCTCCCTGTCTCCGTTGACGCTGACAGCACGAGCGCATTGATCGATGACGAATTGGCATGCGTCACCGCACCAACGTGCACTCTGCTGCTGGCCCCGTATATATAGCAGCTCCATCGTTCCGCCTGTATCCAGAGTCCAGACCACCGGATAGATCATCAATCCAGTCCGCCTTCTCAGACAGACAGTCAGACTAGGTACCACGTCGACAAGGTGAACGTACACGTAGACGCCGCCCGTCGTCGCAGCGTCGCAGGGGAAGAGAAGAGAGATGGGTTCGTGCGTCTCGCGCTCGACGGCGTCGCCGCTGGAGGGGTCCGGGCGGGCGGTGGCCACGGCGAAGGTGGTCGGCCAGGACGGCTCCTTGGCGCAGTTCGCGGCGCCCGTCACGGCGGGCGAGGCACTGGGGGACGCCGCCCGCGCGCCGAGCTTCATGTGCAGCGCAGACGAGCTCCGCTTCGACGCGCCCGCCCGCGCGCTGGCGGCCGAGGAGGCGCTGCAGCCCGGGTGGCTCTACTTCGCGCTGCCTATGTCCATGCTCCGCCGGCCGCTCTCCGGGCAGGAGATGGCCGCCCTCGCCGTCAAGGCCAGCTCCGcgctcgccgtcgccgacggcaaaGGGCGGAAGGCGGCTCGAGTGGCGCCGCTCGTCGTCGCTGAGGAGAGCGCCGGAACAGAGGACGGTGGATGGAGTCACCACGCGTATGGAAAAGGCGATGCGCTCAAGACGGTGCACGGCGGTGGTGAGACGGTGGGGAAGACGAGGAAGCGAGCCGGTGGTTCCTACGGAAGCGGCACGAGTCGTCCGGCAAGCGTGCAAAGGTTAAGCTCCATTTTGGAGGCCGATGACTGAGCCCCCCTGCTGACTTTTGCAAACGGTTAATTAGTAAAGTTTTGTGCGTGGGTTAGTCTAGTTACTTGATTCAGTCGGTGCTCGACCCCCAAGCTGAGGTGGAGAtcagtgtatatatatatatatactcatatatacTATTGTACAAATGTACAATTTGCATCAATTTCATATGCATATTCTTCCTTCTTCTAAAGTTTTCAGTTCATCCTCGCCCCTTCACTTCCATGTCAGGTGGGCCTTCTTATGGGCCGGCATGGGTGGTTTTGGGCCACCAAAGTGATGATGTTAACATGGACCTCTTCTACGAGTTAACTACCATAGCTCCGGACAATGGTTGAACTACAAAAGTTTTGCTTTGGCCTTGGCTTGGGGGAAGAAAGCCGAAGGATATCGTGTTGTTTATTTTCGCCATCTCCAAGTGCAAGAAGAACCTAGTGCTCTTTCTACTGGAAAATGGACTAGGAACATCAATTTAAGTTCGGGCTCTTGGTCCACCACGCTGCTGATTTATACAATCTTTGGTTGAGTCTACAAGATGTTAATGTTAATGACGACACTTTGGATGCCATCCTGTGGAACAAGACTGACTCTGGTGACTACTCGACGAAGTCAGCTTACTTGGCATAGCTGGACACCATGACTATTTCAATTTTAAATCCGATTGTTTGGAACTTTTGAATGCCGTCGAAGCATAGATTCTTTGCCTAGCATATTCACTAGGACTGTGTATGGACGATCAGCTGGCTGGCTCGAGAGACATGGGTGGCGCTTGTGCCAGCAATGCAAAAGGGAGCAAGAGTCCGCTGCACATCTTCTTTTCAACGGTGGATTTTCTTGACGCATCTGGCATGAGACTAAAGCTTGGTTTGTCCTCGTCAATGTTCACACCGAAGCTTGGTGGCATTTCAATTTGATCATGGAGTGGCGGAGTTTTGTGATCAAAGTCATCAGTTCCATTAGGAAAGGGATTGCATCCTTTGTGATGCTTGTATATTGAGAAATTTAGTATGAGCGGAATGCGAGAGTCTTTAAAAGCACTTCTACGTTGTCGAGTATCATCACTCGGAAGATAAAAAAGGAAGCCAATATGTGGAGACTGGCGGGAGTGAGGCAATTGAGTTTGATCATGCCACGAGAGTAGACCTATGTGTAAATAGTTGTAAAACCCTTCTTAATTAATACGATGAGGCAAAGTTTTTGCctcattttcaaaaaaaaagaaaagatagCAACCAAGGAAGACGAGAAGCAATCTAGATCCTTAGACTCTTGTCACCTCTCCCACTCACCTTCCCCTGCAACTTCAAATCCCCAATCACCTTCCTTTTGTCACCTCACTCCCCAAACCCCTCTTCCTAATGTCTCTCTAATCTCCTTCAATAAATTTCAAAGTTCAAATTCACATCGTCGTGCTAAGTCTAGCAATGCCACCCCTATCCCTTTCTCCCCCACTCACTTTGTTCTTTCTCGTTGTGTATTTTTATTTCCCTCACCCCCCTTCAATCCTAGTTATGGGGAAATTTAATATATACAAATCTTTGCCTCATTTTGACACATAAGGTAGAGTTTAACTTACAGAACTATTGGTCCAACGATCAATAGAAACAAAATATACTCTCGAGTTAACGAAAGACTTTATTGTTTAGTCCCGCAATCACCCAATTAGGTGCCTAAACATTAATGCACACGAAGATTATGGATGTTTGGAAATACCCTACGCTCGTTCTGTACTGTATTTCCCCTGAGACTAGCATGAACAATGATGTTGTTGCTATTTTCCAGCTTGGTCGATCATGGGCCACTAGCAAACAACAATCTTTCACACATACGACCCCTTTCCATGCAATAGGATAAACATATTGTATCCTGAGTCGTTCCTTCAACACGTACTAGGTTCAAGTGGCCTAACTACACTGAAAGAGCATGTGTCGTTGACTCAGGCACATTAATACCTAATAAGCAAACCCCGTATTTCGGACAGACTTTGGCACTGCTCCAAATGATGATAATCGTAACTATGGTTGTTTCGGCTCCTCCCCACCCCTTAGAAGAACGTCTAAAAAGCTGGCGCCGTCAGGCATTGGCCAATCAACGAGAACTTCCACTAACTGTTTTTCAAGTCCCGAGGTCTAGGTGCACATGAGAAGTGTAAGTCCAAGGCTGCAAGAATTCCTGGATGTGCACAACAAGAAGTGTTGTGTGAGTGTTGGTTTGTGAAATCCACACATTGTCATTAGATCCTGTTTAGTAACTAGTTTTCCTTTTAGGGAGAGAATGAACAGTTGCGGCAATATCTTTTGGACATTGGTCATCCGCACAAGCCGAGTAATAGAATTTATCTCTGCCTCATTCTTCCTCAtattcctccttctccttctcatttTCCTCAtattcctccttctccttctcatttTCCTCAtattcttccttctccttctcatAGGGCATTGTTAAAGTAACAAGGATGCTGACAACAATGACAACATATTGTTAATAGCACAATGGTGTTGGACAGACCCAACTAATGATATACTACGAGATCCAGTCGTAACTTTGATATCCGTATTAGCATCTCATGTGTTAGTGTATACTCACATCCATCATGAGAATGTCGTGTACCTTCATACTGTATGGTTGCTTTGAGGTTGTCAAACATTTCCGGTAAATGGGTGATCATAACGGTAAATTTTGGGTACATTAGAAAAGTATGTCAAAAGACTCGATagttcaagattgggatttgctccttcaATGATGGAGATATATTCTCCAAGTCCACTCGGTATTGCGGTATCCATCATCGTATGGCCATATACACTGTGATATGATCACGTGGATATAGGAATACAGAAACGAAAGAAGAGAACAAAACCGGTTACGAGGATAACTTGATATTGTGGTCAAGTAGTTGCTTCACAAGGATACTGACAAAAGTCCCGCCTCGGATTTTAttaagtatcgcgaagcaaagagAATTGTGTGTGCAAACAAAATGTTCGCTCGATAAATATCTTTATGTGTATCCATCATCGTAAGTTCAATCGCAGATTGGGACAAATTGTTGCGACTGGGAGGTTTCACTTAGCTGCGGGAATCTACACACCGTCACCAACATCTACTTCTACGTTGTGTTTCTGTGTACTAAAGATTGATCTATCTctatgcatcttcatagtgatccTAGGCGTGTATGTTAGTGCGGTATTTTTTAATTTTGTACTACGTCCCCTAAATAGTTGGAACCTCTTTTAGTTTTGTAATTTTTTTAGCGAGAACAGCTAGTGCATGTCATGGAACCTCATTTACTTTATGTTGACCTTataaatactcccttcgtccggacttacttgtcatcaaaatggatgaaaattgatgtatctagaactaaaatatatttagatacatccatttcaatgacaagtatttccggatggagggagtaggatTTTTTTCCATGAATTATAATAAGTTTCCAGTAAGACTTTCTCATAATATTGTGTGTAAAGTAAGTATGAACATTAAGTCTTCACAAATGACTTAATATTCCCTTGCAAAGATCAAGTGAATGTTGAGACTGTACTTGCAACAACCATAAAAAAATACAAATTTTACAAGGCTTACATTATAAATTGGacaccgataactgccacacgtgtggtgtatcgggtggttgtgccgcacgcctcgtgtggcatggagaagaacccacccgcacgaccgcgtccgggcgcgcgcagccacagcccgcacgtccggtgtgtggcaaaATCGCCCACACGTCCGGGCCAAACGATCgcgctgcccgcacgacccagcACGCCAGCCGTCCCGGGCTCCTTCCGATCCCCAGTCCGCCCTGCCGCCATTGTCTCGCACCTCGTGATCCCCTACCTCCGTCGCCttccttctctggttgccatggcaaccagagcagatccCTAGCGCCTTTCCCACAGCTAACCACCCACCCCCCCTACCCCCTCCCACCCCTTCCCTGCCCTCCCAAGACGACGAGCTAAAACAGGTGGATCCCCGATTTCCTTCTGTTTCTCGACCTTCTTTTGTTCAGAAATCTGAATTTGCAAAATTTGCCCACGAAGATGGCGACTAGATCCACGCTATCAGGGCAAACACCCCACAAATTTGTGTGTCTTTGCATTTGCCCACCAACATACGCCAGATCTGCCATATACTATGCTAGAGTTGTGCCAAGCTTCTGGGTTGGCTTGATGCGAGTAGTTGGTAGCGTAGTAATCACTATAAAATAGGGAGAGAAAGGAGGAATTTGGCATGGGGAGGGAGGAAAAATAATTGCCACTTGTATCTAACGTCAGTTGCCATCTATCGTTGTCCGTAGTTGCCACCATGTTATATTATTGCTTGCCATCCTATTTTATTTTCTGTTGCCATCGCTTCAAAATGATAGATGGCATCCAGAATTCAGAAAAGAAAAATGGatgtgcatgtcctacttgccATGAGGTGTTGGTTTCCTACGCAAGAAATGTTATGAGATTGCCATGTTATCTTCTACGTGCAAACAACAAGAATGCTTTTTGCGGATTGttgatgcgttcttgttcatgcagt
This window of the Triticum aestivum cultivar Chinese Spring chromosome 5D, IWGSC CS RefSeq v2.1, whole genome shotgun sequence genome carries:
- the LOC123125026 gene encoding uncharacterized protein yields the protein MGSCVSRSTASPLEGSGRAVATAKVVGQDGSLAQFAAPVTAGEALGDAARAPSFMCSADELRFDAPARALAAEEALQPGWLYFALPMSMLRRPLSGQEMAALAVKASSALAVADGKGRKAARVAPLVVAEESAGTEDGGWSHHAYGKGDALKTVHGGGETVGKTRKRAGGSYGSGTSRPASVQRLSSILEADD